From the Panicum hallii strain FIL2 unplaced genomic scaffold, PHallii_v3.1 scaffold_184, whole genome shotgun sequence genome, the window aggccggggatggaatccccctacccttctcccccttttgcccctaaccccggccgccgccgcgccctgggcagccggattggccgccgccggcccccccccaccctcctctgttctgtacagggagaggaggaagaagggcaattttgcccaaACCCCCCCCCTCTTTCTCCTGTTTGCCTCAAAGGAACCCCTCCTATCTACTCCTTTTGCGAAAGAAGCCCTAcgctttccgttatttcaaaccaaacccctcgatacataaaccgAGATATATTTGATACCTTTTAGCATGcccagggtatttctaggattcgcaaagaagcccttaccccctttagattattacgaacaagtccctggacccccgtttaagccctaaaaccctctttagcgcgtcattttatgcgcgaaacgacctccgattgacccgcaactttaccacgccctttctagtatagttttaaccacgtcattaagaaaccacccaaaaatattacccctacctccgtaactaaattatttccgattcaagctcaacgataaaagcttttagttctcttgcttgattgcatgcctgtttgtttgcgtcgtaggacacggagtgaacgaagaagttcccgactgcgaccaagcaaccgaggaccagttctgcgaccccgaacccgagggacagtgcttcgatcaggacctcccgcaagggtttgacgatggcaagttcaatcccgccctttgatgcatgtttctgtcctagtttttataaacacaacccagtggcccgttttataaaattgcatggttttgcatgctgaaaacatggtaggatagccaccttacttgtgataaccatactttgaccattTGGtcttgcaaagaaagtgtgtgtgcgtgtgggaatggataaaatgtggttttgaaaagtgagtcagacgggatggatggcatttctgtgtgaattgccgttggtgtgctcgtacctgtgtggttgagcgtgaaagggagatatccatcttgtcacccctaaggaccgagttgatgtgtcgtctcacctagcttcctatcgtgcaaaccacttgaccgttgtatgggcaacggcttagcctaaccccactagttagtctgatagccatcagaagagctgggagcaacgggtgatcaaggagacgggataagctctgtgtgacttatgccccggttgaacctcggtgttaggtcgaatgaccccttgatagatcccgtggtggctagccaggtctagctaaggtgggtaagggcttcgatgggatctgcactggcactaaggtgttcgtgctgtggtaccccacctgtgggtaaagttgcacacctctgcagagttaaaatctattcgaatagccgtgcccacggtattgggcaagttacggtgtggtcacataactagtgtttctctgggATTGGTGTGTGTGTtatttggaaagtgtccggcagttgtgccgtgggctacgatggacggggagtccggtagcagcttaaagctcggatcctgtgtggatcaacagcacgtgctccttggtatttgaatgcttgttttgaaaatgtttaaatgaacctttgcataaaaccgagtttttccgcaaataaaaccataaccttatccttggattaacctgtgcatttaTTTCTGTTATTTCCCcatccgcgggtgtgattggacttgctgagtacgttcgtactcaccccattcttacttttacagtggaagatccagactacatccccgaagacgtcgagtagggttccgtcctgcacccagtcttgcctgtgggtgaggtcaccgttggagctccgcatggcgcaagactctgatgatcccctttttgtagttagtgtagtagtatggattttagttgtaatcctcgcgatagtggcgcttcactgcccattaccgcgaagagttgtacggtgatgtaccatctgatgtactaaaagtgttatcagcctcctgcgactgataaagtaacaattttaagtcttccctgatggggggacgcttcaggtggtatcagagccgtaggctggccgtaggacgtgaccctaggagcgagaccccttttcaggccctagaacttgtcccgatttagaaattttctgcacaaacactcaccactggtctttgccttgttccagatggctggcaatggatgggttaacggaatctgccacgcagagcccggccttcccaagttactattgctcagcctggaacgcgttgggattatggaaccaccagagtatgcctaacGTGAGTACATCGctggaggcacccttcggtgcgacatgatggtttttgtggagagaagcacccgctaccctgatgtggacccttggttcatctccaccgctggcttccgtttccccgacacctatcgaaaggccacCCGCAAAGCCCtacgacggctgcgtgtgctctacaggcaccaccttcagcggactcctatgggatttttcccacccgctaaGGGAAGAGGACgtacttggattgcccggatgaggggacttggacgagaagaagaagacctagaagatacggtctcccacccgtccatctacctcactggcttggatgcactctaccgcgagcaggcggcacaactgaagcagctaatccatgggattgaaaagataacccaggagctggaggaacaacggacaagagccgcaagcgccgagtattccttagccgccctccaagcccagatgcaagaatacgagaaccgcaacggaataggtggatggatagaggaagaagaagaagaagaagaagaacccatggaaacccattgggataagggtactcagaccaaaaatgagatggatcggttccttccaataaagaagcgctctatcaggaccgaggaagaatccccgtagtaggattagcactccaagctagaacccgaccctaataaccccgtgcccATGAAAATTGTATCCCCgtattgcaataataaatgtcaTCCACTCCCTTCTGTATCTGTGCTAgactgtttaccctgttcatgtttcagatggctgaggaaggatggacccagggcgattgccaagcagcacctggctttcccggcctcttaatcaacaccctggaggaccttggcatTACAGaatgcccaaggtactacagccgagagtacgagcaccatggtaccctccgctgcagggtgatcctggtcattgccaggagcaaccgctaccccgacatccagccttggcgagcgaccgccacggggtttagacaccaagatacctaccccttggccatcagaaaagcactccgttatttgtgccggatttttgaagaacacctcgcccccacgccagcgaagttcttttcgccggccatcagaaccccagtctgggaagcacgcatgagaaacctggaacgacgtcacCACGAAGAAaaccccctgtaccaagtggctacttacctagccgccctggaccaactctttgacgagcaagccaaccttctaagggagcagacccatcgagccgagcaagcagagctcacAGTGaggttacagcagatccgagccgcccacgccgaggcgagagccgcagccgcggtcagtagcaaagcagtcgcccaagagagccttaggcaggcccgagactggcatatgcaagattggacccaaagtggaacaccagtcccggcaattggggaagaccatgttttactcgggacacccgtcatagggtgggggtcactctttgggagcacacgagccccacccgagaaccctgaaagttctgctgccgccgatgaaggggatgctgcaatgcaacccctaaccgatgggaacccagaagacggcgagcgaggacctctcacccttcccgccccggaagaaggcacaccacgcaagtagagtgaccgatgccgtcccagtgatgccccttccCAGCCCTTCTGTTTACGACGTGCCcttaagacaagaccctggctgagtagcacgagacctagtcgtacccccaagttgtaccccccttgcagtaacaaaagggtttgtgcttggtgtttgtgatgattgtgtgctggtttgttgtgtgctgcttgtttatatgggtaccggcagaaggtagattctacCTTATATACgagttaaacaacttaaacatcacataatcgtaaccctaatctacccaatcaacaggtgacccccagaacgtcgcgagggcctcccgtggccggaaccccgtagccgctagtgtcggagcacagcccgttgaacaagatcttccccaaggagaacaagaagtaagccagaaccgagggggaagtcaagaaggagaacaactaccgccacccccacccctcggagacctggcgcagatcatccataaccagaccctcatactggaaactctggcgaatgccctcattaaccggcagccacgagggcagaatatgaacgacaagctgacggcctttctaaggaccaagccaccaaccttcgccggatcctgcaacccattggatgctgacgactggttgcgagtaattcagaggaagctcgaaccattcgaatgccaggaccgggataaagtccttctggcagcccaccagctcaccggaacagcattatcctggtgggaaaactattgtgccgcagccgaagatgcctctaccatcacctggggggaattcgtaagggagttccgccgctaccacatcccttcagccactatgaagcgcaaggcggatgaattccgcgcactacaacaaggaagcatgacggtggaagaatacacccaccgatttatagaattggcccggtacgcgccggaagaagtgaacgacgacgataagaagcaagacatgttcaagaaggggttaagcccagaactctggaccttgcttactccccagatctatccggacttcaacaccctgatgaacaaggctatcctcacagaaagggccaaagctgaagagagaaaggataataaacacaaattcctggaaagtaaggcccgccaacaggaccgcttccaaaagccgaggaactccaactacactgcaccaagatcccaggccccaatgcagtataggactcagtcccaagtgacaggatcacgagcccctgaagcacagcctaagagtcagaataccatgagggccccacagagcaaCACCGGCCTGGCTGCTTCCGACAACAGCaacgttagggcctgtttcaactgccgtgagacagggcacttcatcgccaactgcccttacgccaagaataagccggccacgtcagccttctccaacacagtgaatgggcccagaccagccctgaccggtgccaaccgagtgcccgtccgcaacaacgacggcagccagcaggtgaagcagcaatcatttggacgagcccgcgtcaaccacatcgacgcgcaggaggctcaagaagctcagggcgtagtgctcggtgagtacttagtcaactcagctctggcgacagtattatttgattctggagcatcacactcgttgatatcctcgagctatgtggagaaacacaaaatacctacagtactactaaaaacacccctattaacccggacgcctggaggcgacatcaattgtcaattaggatgtccacgggtaaggatcaatttaagtggggtagactttctagcagatttggtagtacttaagtctgggggaatagacgtgatccttgggatggactggttaagccggcacaatggtctcataggctgcactgacaaagtggtacacctaacaaaccccgaaggaatacaagcgatctgccatacccgggatagtaagtttgacccaatgatgtttagcatggaagccaagcccttagaaggagtcccggtagtaaacgaatacccagatgtattccccgaagagcttcccggtatgccgccagatagggatatagagttcgtcatagaccttatccccggaacatcccctatagccaagagaccttATAGGATTGCGGcttctgagttaacagaattaaagaaacaactagaagaactgcaacgaattggcttcattagaccaagctcgtcgccgtggggagccccagtgctgtttgtcaagaagaaagatggaagtatgaggttgtgtgtagattaccgagcactgaacgaggttaccattaagaataagtacccccttcccaggatcgatgacctgttcgatcagttaaaaggagccaagtacttttccaagatcgatctaaggtcaggatactttcagctcaagattagggaaagtgacatccctaagacagcttttgtcacccgctacgggcagtttgagttcactgtaatgtccttcggactaactaatgcccctgcctattttatgaacctcatgaataaggtattcatggacgagctagataagtttgtcgtagtctttattgacgacatacttgtctactccaagagtgttcaggaacatgagcaacatctgcgggtagtgttggaaaagctaaggaagcataaactatacgctaaatttagcaagtgtgaattctggctggagagagtagctttccttggtcacatcctgaccgcggaaggcgtagctgtggacccagaaaaggtcgaagcagtctccaactggcagcaaccaactaacgtcagtgaaatcaggagcttccttgggttagccggatactatcggagatttatcgaaggattctctaagatagctcgacccatgacggaacttcttaagaaggagaaaaagttcgcttggacagaatcctgtgagagaagttttcaagaattgaagcaaaggttgacaaccgctccagtgctcACTACAAGAATTATGATTTTTTATGATAAAAGTCCTCATGACGAGGACAAATATCGTCATATATTGTAACATTAGATGACGACAAAATCTATGTCGTCATAAATTCATGAGCCCTTGAACTATTTATGACCAATCTCTTCTTTTGGTCACATAAAGATACCCGGTGTCGTCACAAAATGTCAACCAGAGTAGCCGATCGTCTGTTATGGTTTTAATGACGATATGAAGTGGTTTTTTGTGACCTTTTCTGTACGTCATTGTTTGTTAATTATAACATGATCCCCGAACAGAAGTGGAACTTGGCCATTTCGAATCGTTCCCCAAAATTCCCCACTCCCACACAGCGGCGGGCGGTgttcgggcggcgggcgggcagcgTCCGGGTGAGCGGACCGCGGCTGCCGAGCGCGGATGCCGGCGGTGGGTGGGTTGGTGTAGCGTTGCGGGCGGGTAGGCCGAGCTTGGGGGGCGGCCTGGTGGAGCGCGGCGGGTGGCGGATCTCGGCGGGACgccagggcgggcggcggatcTCGATGTGCGGGCGGGCGGAGCAGGTGGCCTCTGGTGTGAGGCCAGGGCGTGGGGGTGGGCGGACCCGGGCGTGAGGCCAGTGCATGCGGGCAGGCAGAGCAGGGCAGTCTGAGCTCGGCGTGCGGGTGGGCCTCTGGGCGAGCGTCGGTCGGGGTGGTAGAGCACGGCCGCCGTCGTGCTGCCTCTGGGCGGAGCCGGCTCCCCCTCTCCCCAGGTGACAGCGCTGGACAGTTCCAGGAGACTGctgtggcggcgacggcgaggacggCGCCATGTCCAAGTGGGGTAGCTCGGCTACTCAATCGAGGGGCAGTGGAGCGTCCAGGATAGTTGAGCGCCATCTGGAGCCAAGCTCGATGTGGGAGCTGCAGCCATATCCTCTTGGTAAGGAGACTGGACTCCCCTTGATCCCATGCCCTGACTGTGGGATGGCGAGGGTGATAGAGAGGCGGTCAGGGAAGGACACGACCGAGAACTACCTGCGTGTGTTCTTCAAATGTCCACGGAACTCAGTGAGCATCCACTTGTATGATTTGAGCTGAGAAGTTCTTCATCCCTGTTTATCCAGCTATGGTTAACGAAATTGTTTTGTTATTGTTGTAGTTTCCTAAGCTTTGCGGGTTCTATAATTTCCAAAGGCAGTATTTGGATAAGCTGGAGGAGCTTGGCATTGTCGCAATCCACAAATTCCCCCTGGCAGTGGACATTGGTGATGAAGCTGAAGAGGTAGCAGATGCATCATCTGGGAGAATGGTCATGAATATGCGGGCTGGTGAACTACAGATTGAGGCCAAGGTGGACAATCTTGCATGCAagttcaaccttttgatgtctgttTTAGTAGTtggtcttggctgtgtgttgatgtaTGTTGCAGGCAGGCAGTGAAGTCAAGTTCATTGCATAATGTATTTTAGTCTTTGTAGGTgatggttgcagtgtagtatgaACAATGCAATCTGGTGCAGTTGGTCTTCACTTTTGTAATGTAAGAACAAGGTGGTGCATTTTCTAGCATTGCAATCTGGTCGATGGTCAAGCAATGCAAACTGGTTCTTTTTTGAAGCAATGCAAATCAGTTCATGTATGAAACATTATGTGCCAATATTGGATGGGCTTGCATTCAGGCAAGCAAGAAATGAAAAGGAAGGAAATGGAATAGTGTATTTAGCAAATTTGTGCGTGATGAAATATTGGCAGAATGTATGTTACTTCCGGCCAATACATTTTGTGACAAATTATGTACATTCCATGACATGGCCTTGGGGTCATAAAAACCCAGAAATCCATTTTATGACAGATTCTGGGCATGACACATGAAGTCcccatatatatacacacacatcaTGTGAATGAAATCTGGACACTCTACTTTAACCTGCATCACACATGAAGTATACactgaaaacagaaacattGCATATAAGGTCTTGCAATCTCATAATTCAGATACAAATGTAGTAGCATAATTGAAATACAACAAAGTCAATAACAGAAAAGTTCATGCATGGTTCACATATGTCTAGAAATGCAAAGGTCAATCAACATCACTGTCTTCTCCTGAAGtattgccttcttctggactatGGTACTCAAGGTAggtttcatcttcatcttcgcGGTCTGCTTCATCACCTTGAGCAATATGTTTTTGTCGACGGATGCTCTCGACGAGGTCTCTACTAATAGGGCTGCCTGGTTCATTATCCATGTGCAACAAATCCATATCTGGAGGAATGTCTCTCACTGCACCATCTCTAGATGAAATATGCTCCTCTTGGTATGCCTCTTGAGATCTCATTTGTACTTGTTCATGGATTGGTTGGTTTGTGTCGGACTCTTCGACATCAAATATATGTCGGTGGCCAAATTCTTGTAGCACTCGCCAACATGGCCCTAATTTTGTATCTTCCAAGAAAAATACCTGTGTAGCATCTGTGGCCATAATGAAAGGATCATCCTTATACCATCGGCCTGTGATGTTTATGCTCTTGAAGTAACCATCATCTTTCATCTGGTATGTCCTTCCCCCAAGATGGTACCATTCACATCGTAATAAGATAACAGTTCTACTCCCTTTGCTGTTCTTACTGTAACTCAGCTCAATAATGTCTACGATTGTCCCATAGAAGTTCATTGTGTCATCACCGTGAGTACCTGGGCACTTGATGGTGGAGTTCTGTGTCTTCCTATGTTCATCACGAGCCTTAGTGTGGTACCGTACCCCATTGATTATACAGGCTGTGTACAAACGCACTCGCGGATCCGGCCCACATGCTAGTGAGTACAAGTCTTCGTCAACAAGTGTTGTGCCTTCATATTTCAATTTGGTAATCTGCCGGTAAAAAACATACAGAATTAGTGAATTTGAAAATGTATTGGATCATAAATGATGAAGTCATGTTGTAGAAAGTAGAACACACATGATTCTCCAACCATGCAGCGAATTGTGTTGACATCTTTTTTTCAACATTGTTGACCTCTTCTTGTTCTAATTGTGCCCTATACATGCTACAAAGGAAGAAGGTAATTAGTTATTTCGTGACACTAGTATTGAATAAAGATGGCTGCAATAGCAGGAATTACTCACTCTTTGTATTCGTCAACTTCTTCGCAGTTATTTAGAACAAACCAAACCATGGAGTCTATGTCTTTGTCTTGGTAATGAAGATTTGAAGCACccaacaggttaataccatGATCAAAAATAGA encodes:
- the LOC112878640 gene encoding uncharacterized protein LOC112878640, whose product is MSKWGSSATQSRGSGASRIVERHLEPSSMWELQPYPLGKETGLPLIPCPDCGMARVIERRSGKDTTENYLRVFFKCPRNSFPKLCGFYNFQRQYLDKLEELGIVAIHKFPLAVDIGDEAEEVADASSGRMVMNMRAGELQIEAKVDNLACKFNLLMSVLVVGLGCVLMYVAGRQ